The genomic window GCCAACGCGCTTCATGTGCCTGGTTATGGCGATACGCGCGGCCTCTATCTGGCGGCTGCTGATGAAGGCGTCTTCCAGGGCGATCAAACCGTAATCGCCGAAGTCGATGTTGCTGCCGCTCCAGGCCAGGCCGTTGCGGCGGCCCTTCATCATCTTGCGGTGTCTTACTTTTTTTGGTGCTAACATTTACCTTCTCCTATCCCAGGATGTCGCCCTTGTAGATCCACACCTTGATGCCGATCACGCCGTAGGTGGTGTTGGCTTCCACGGTGGCATAGTCGATGTCGGCACGCAGGGTGTGCAGCGGGGTGCGGCCCTGTTTGTAGCGCTCGGTGCGCGCGATCTCCGCTCCGCCAAGGCGTCCGGAAACCTGAACTTTCACGCCCTGGGCTCCTTCCTTCATCACATTGCGGATGGCCAGCTTCATAGCACGGCGGAAAGCGACGCGCTCTTCCAGCTGACGGGCGATCTCGAGGCCCACCAAACGCGCGTCCAGCCACATCTTGTCGATTTGCTCGATATTGATGGAGACTGTGATCGGGTTTTTGCGGTCCTTGTTGATCAGAACGTTCAGCTCGTTGCGCAGGCGGTCGATGTCCTCGCCTTTTTTGCCGATCACCAGGCCGGGACGGGCTGTGTGGATATCGATGGTGATCGAACTGGTTTTGCGGGATATCTGCACCCTGGAGACCATCTTCTGGTCCAGTCGTTTGTGGATGTATTTGCGGATCTGGATGTCTTCCTGGAGAAAATCCACATAGGTGGAACCCTGGGCAAACCAGATCGATTCGGCGTCTTTGTTAACGCCGAGGCGGTACAGAATGGGGTGTATCTTTTGTCCCAAGGTAATCCTCCTATTCCTCTATTGTCCGTATTTCCAGAGCGATATGGCAGGTTTGCTTGCGGATCATGTAGGCCCGCCCATGCGCTCTGGGCATATAACGTTTCATTTGGGGGCCGGAATCGGCCATGGCTTCGGTCACATAGACCCGGCTGAGGTCGAGCCTGGGGTCTTTTACCTGGGCGTTGGCCACCGCTGAGGCCAGCAGCTTGCCGATCGGCTTGGCCGCGGCCCGGCGCGAGAATTGCAGGATGCCCTGCGCTTCGGGTACGCTCTTGTAGCGGATCTGGTCCAAAACCAGACGTGCTTTGCGGGCGGAACCGCGGGCAAAACGGAGTTTGGCTGTTGCTTCCATTATCTATGCTCCTTATTTACCCTTTTTCTTGTCTTTGTGGCCACGGTAGGTGCGCGTCGGCGAAAACTCGCCCAGCTTGTGCCCCACCATGTTTTCGGTCACATACACCGGCACAAACTTATGTCCGTTGTGCACCGAAAAGGTATGTCCGATAAAAGAGGGTATGATCATGGAACGGCGGGACCAGGTCTTGATCACATTTTTCTTGTTGTTGGCGTTCAGCGTTTCCACTTTCTTCAGCAGATGATCGTCAACAAAGGGACCTTTCTTGATTGAACGTGCCATTGTTTCCTTCCTTTATCTCTTCTTCACGGCTTTCACGATATATTTATCGGAATACTTGCGGGTTTTACGGGTTTTGCCGCCCTTGGAGGATTTGCCCCAGGGTGACACGGGATGGCGTCCGCCGGAGGATTTTCCTTCACCGCCGCCCATCGGGTGGTCCACAGGGTTCATCACCACGCCGCGCACGGTCGGGCGAATGCCCATCCAGCGTTTGCGGCCGGCTTTGCCAAGCTGCAGCAGATTGTGGTCCTGATTGCTCACCTGGCCCATGGTGGCCAGGCATTCCTTGCGGATGAGGTGGACATCGTTCGAGGGCATTTTCACATGCACATAGTCGCCGTCTTTGGCCACAACCTGGCCGTAGGCGCCGGCGGAACGGGCGATCTGACCGCCGCGGCCTTTCTTCAGTTCGATGTTGTGCACGGTGGAGCCCAGCGGGATGCGTTCCAGGGGCAGCGCGTTGCCCAAAGCTATCTCAGCTTCGGGGCCGGACATCACTTTCGATCCCACGGTCAGGCCTTCGGGAGCGATGATGTAGCGTTTTTCGCCGTCCACATAGTGCAGCAGGGCGATGCGCGCGGTGCGGTTTGGATCGTATTCAATGCTGGCGACTTTGGCCGGGATGCCGAATTTGTCGCGCTTGAAGTCGATCACCCGGTAGTGGCGGCGATGCCCGCCTCCGCGGTGGCGGCAGGTGATCCTACCCTTGTTGTTGCGGCCGCCGGTCTTGCGCATTGGCTTGAGCAACGATTTTTCCGGAGAGTCAGTGGTGATCTCTGTAAAGGTGTAGCCCGTGCGGAACCGCATGCTGGGAGTGGTGGGTTTGTATTTCTTGATTCCCATGCTTCGCTCCTTATGCCTCGAATTCGGCGATCTTGTCGCCGTCCCTCAGGGTCACGATGGCTTTTTTCCAATCCGGCCGTTTGCCGCTGTAGCGTCCCAAACGTTTGGGCTTGCCCAGCATCCGGATGGTATTGACGTCAAGCACTTTCACCGAAAAGATCTTTTCTATGGCGTGCTTGATCTCTATCTTATTCGCGTTGATGCTCACCTTGAAGGAATAGGTGTTGGTCCGTTCTATTTGGTTTGAACTCTTCTCGGTGATGATCGGAGAAATGATGATGTTGCGCGGATGGATCATTTGCTGAATACCTCCTCGACTTTGTTGAGGGCTTCCTGGGTCATCAGGATATAGCTGCTGTTCAGGATCTCATAGGCGTAAAGGCTGTCGGCGGCGTCGGTGATGACGTCCGGCAGGTTGGCGAAGGATTTCACCGTGGGCTGGTGATGTCCGTCGGTGACCACCAGTTTGCGGCCTCTTTCGGGGATCATTTTGCCCAGCAGTTCAAGCGCCTTTTTAGTGTTCGGGGTGTCAAATTCCAGCTTGTCCACGATGAAAACGCGGCCTTCGCGGGCCCTGTCGGTGAGGGCAACCTTGAGGGCCATGCGCTTCTTGGTGCGCGGAATGGTGCGGTACCAATCCTTCGGCAGGATCGCGAAAGCGCGGCCGCCGTGAACCCGGACCGGGGTGCGGCGTGTGCCCTGGCGGGCGTTGCCTGTGCCTTTCTGCTTGAACAGCTTGCGGGTGCTGCCGGCGGTCATGGCGCGGTTTTTCTTCTGCACCGTGCCCTGGCGTTGGTTGCCCAGGTACATGGTGATAACCTCATGCAGCAGCACTTTCGGGGAGTTGACGTCCACGTCGAAAATGTTGGCCGGAAGTTCTATCTCTTCCATCCGTTCGCCGAGGGAGTTGAATTTTATTGCTTTAACCATTTCTGCTCCCTTAGTGTTCCTTGTGGATGGTGACCAGGGAATTGCGGTGGCCGGGCACCGCGCCTTTCACCATGATCAGGTTTTGTTCGGCATCCACTTTCACGACCTGAAGATGGCGCACGCTCACCTGGCGGTTGCCGTGCTGGCCGGCCATCTTCTTACCTTTAAATACGCGCGAGGGTTGGGCGCACTGGCCGATCGAGCCACCGCCGCGGAAGGATTCGTGCACACCGTGTGAAGCCATGAAGCCGGCAAATCCGTGCCGCTTCATCACACCGGTGTAGCCGCGGCCTTTGGAATTGGCGCGCACGCAGACGGTCTCGGCAGTTGTGAACCAGTCCACTTTCAGTTCGCTGCCCACCTCGTAGTCATCGACCTGCTGGCCGAAGGCGGGGCGGAATTCGCGCAGATAGCGGAAAAAGGGGCTGTCGTTTTTCTTGAAATAACCCTTGAGCGGTTTCTTGACGCGCTTCTCGGGAAGTTCTTCGTAACCCATTTGCAGGGCTTCATATCCGTGCTGATCCTTGCTGCGCTTGCAAACCACGCGGCAGGGGCCGGCCTGGATCACCGTGACGGGGATCAGCTTGCCATTGTCATCAAAGATCTGCGTCATGCCAATTTTCTTACCGATAAGTCCCAGCATGATCAACTCCTTGTATTGGCTTTGATCTCCACATGCACGCCAGCCGGCAGGCTCAGCTTCTTCAAAGCGTTCGTGGTCTGCTGGGTGGGGTTCATGATGTCGATCAGACGCTTGTGGACCAGCATTTGAAACTGGTCTTGTGATTTCTTGTCGGCGTGGGGCGAACGCAGGATCGTATATAGGGTCTTGTCTGTGGGCAACGGGATCGGGCCGATGACCTTGGCGCCGGTATTGCGGGTGCTTTTCACAATTTCCGAC from Candidatus Cloacimonadota bacterium includes these protein-coding regions:
- the rplB gene encoding 50S ribosomal protein L2, yielding MGIKKYKPTTPSMRFRTGYTFTEITTDSPEKSLLKPMRKTGGRNNKGRITCRHRGGGHRRHYRVIDFKRDKFGIPAKVASIEYDPNRTARIALLHYVDGEKRYIIAPEGLTVGSKVMSGPEAEIALGNALPLERIPLGSTVHNIELKKGRGGQIARSAGAYGQVVAKDGDYVHVKMPSNDVHLIRKECLATMGQVSNQDHNLLQLGKAGRKRWMGIRPTVRGVVMNPVDHPMGGGEGKSSGGRHPVSPWGKSSKGGKTRKTRKYSDKYIVKAVKKR
- the rpsS gene encoding 30S ribosomal protein S19; the encoded protein is MARSIKKGPFVDDHLLKKVETLNANNKKNVIKTWSRRSMIIPSFIGHTFSVHNGHKFVPVYVTENMVGHKLGEFSPTRTYRGHKDKKKGK
- the rplV gene encoding 50S ribosomal protein L22; amino-acid sequence: MEATAKLRFARGSARKARLVLDQIRYKSVPEAQGILQFSRRAAAKPIGKLLASAVANAQVKDPRLDLSRVYVTEAMADSGPQMKRYMPRAHGRAYMIRKQTCHIALEIRTIEE
- the rplC gene encoding 50S ribosomal protein L3; this encodes MLGLIGKKIGMTQIFDDNGKLIPVTVIQAGPCRVVCKRSKDQHGYEALQMGYEELPEKRVKKPLKGYFKKNDSPFFRYLREFRPAFGQQVDDYEVGSELKVDWFTTAETVCVRANSKGRGYTGVMKRHGFAGFMASHGVHESFRGGGSIGQCAQPSRVFKGKKMAGQHGNRQVSVRHLQVVKVDAEQNLIMVKGAVPGHRNSLVTIHKEH
- the rpsC gene encoding 30S ribosomal protein S3 is translated as MGQKIHPILYRLGVNKDAESIWFAQGSTYVDFLQEDIQIRKYIHKRLDQKMVSRVQISRKTSSITIDIHTARPGLVIGKKGEDIDRLRNELNVLINKDRKNPITVSINIEQIDKMWLDARLVGLEIARQLEERVAFRRAMKLAIRNVMKEGAQGVKVQVSGRLGGAEIARTERYKQGRTPLHTLRADIDYATVEANTTYGVIGIKVWIYKGDILG
- the rpsJ gene encoding 30S ribosomal protein S10 — protein: MSKSENRIRIKLKAYDHRLLDHSVSEIVKSTRNTGAKVIGPIPLPTDKTLYTILRSPHADKKSQDQFQMLVHKRLIDIMNPTQQTTNALKKLSLPAGVHVEIKANTRS
- the rplD gene encoding 50S ribosomal protein L4, giving the protein MVKAIKFNSLGERMEEIELPANIFDVDVNSPKVLLHEVITMYLGNQRQGTVQKKNRAMTAGSTRKLFKQKGTGNARQGTRRTPVRVHGGRAFAILPKDWYRTIPRTKKRMALKVALTDRAREGRVFIVDKLEFDTPNTKKALELLGKMIPERGRKLVVTDGHHQPTVKSFANLPDVITDAADSLYAYEILNSSYILMTQEALNKVEEVFSK
- the rplW gene encoding 50S ribosomal protein L23 — protein: MIHPRNIIISPIITEKSSNQIERTNTYSFKVSINANKIEIKHAIEKIFSVKVLDVNTIRMLGKPKRLGRYSGKRPDWKKAIVTLRDGDKIAEFEA